Sequence from the Terriglobales bacterium genome:
AGCAGGTCCTGGCGACCACCTCCGACCTGGTGAAGCAAGCGAGGCAATTTCAGGGCACGCCGCTCTCGCCGGAACTGCAGCGGAAGTTCCTGCTGCTGAAGCTGTCGCTCACCGCGCCGGCGCCGAATAATCCCGCCGAACGCAAGGAACTGGCGGAGATCGGTACCTGGCTGGAGAGCACCTACGGAAAAGGCAAGTACTGTCCGAAGACCGGGCCGTTTGCCGGCAGGTGCCTCGGCCAGAGCGAGATCGAAGAAGCATTCGCGCGCACGAAAGACGAAGCCGTGCTCCGCGACCTGTGGACCGGCTGGCACGCCTTCGCCCCGCAGATGCGGCAGCGATATGCGCGCGGTGTCGAGCTCTCCAACAAGGGCGCGCGGGAGATCGGGTACCAGGATACCGGCGTGCTGTGGCGCTCCAACTACGACATGCCGCCGGAGCAGCTGCGCGCCGAACTGGAGCGACTGTGGAACCAGTTGCGGCCGCTGTATCTTTCGCTGCACGCATACGTGCGCTCGCAGCTGGTGAAAAAATACGGCGCGCAGCTAGTCCCGCCGAACGGGCCGATTCCGGCGCACCTGCTGGGAAACGTGTGGGCGCAGGATTGGACCAATATCTACGACCTGCTCAACGTTCCCGGCAAAAGCAGCGGGATTGACCTGACCCCCATCCTGCGGCAGCAGAAGTACGATTACAAACGCATGGTAAAGACCGGCGAGAATTTCTTCGTCTCGCTGGGATTCGATCCGCTGCCCAAGACCTTCTGGGAACGTTCCATGTTCGTGCTGCCGCGCGATCGAGAAGTCGTCTGCCACGCCAGCGCATGGGACATCGACAACAAGAATGACGTGCGGCTGAAAATGTGCATCCAGATCCGCGACGAGGACCTTCGCACCATTCATCACGAACTGGGACACAACTACTACCAGATGGCGTACCAGAACCAGCCGACGCTGTTCCAAAGCAGCGCCAACGACGGCTTCCACGAGGCGGTGGGCGACACTATCGCACTTTCCATCACGCCCGAGTACCTGAAGCAGATCGGGTTGCTGCAGCAGGTGCCGCCGCCCAGCGAGGACCTCGGACTGCTGATGTACAAGGCGCTGGAGAAGGTCGCGTTCCTGCCGTTCGGTTTGCTGATCGACGAGTGGCGCT
This genomic interval carries:
- a CDS encoding M2 family metallopeptidase, encoding MRDAEAQLSETMVKASRASWVQETYITDDTEALAAAANEQVLATTSDLVKQARQFQGTPLSPELQRKFLLLKLSLTAPAPNNPAERKELAEIGTWLESTYGKGKYCPKTGPFAGRCLGQSEIEEAFARTKDEAVLRDLWTGWHAFAPQMRQRYARGVELSNKGAREIGYQDTGVLWRSNYDMPPEQLRAELERLWNQLRPLYLSLHAYVRSQLVKKYGAQLVPPNGPIPAHLLGNVWAQDWTNIYDLLNVPGKSSGIDLTPILRQQKYDYKRMVKTGENFFVSLGFDPLPKTFWERSMFVLPRDREVVCHASAWDIDNKNDVRLKMCIQIRDEDLRTIHHELGHNYYQMAYQNQPTLFQSSANDGFHEAVGDTIALSITPEYLKQIGLLQQVPPPSEDLGLLMYKALEKVAFLPFGLLIDEWRWEVFSGQVQSADYNQAWWKLRLKYQGITPPVTRTEQDFDPGAKYHVPGNVPYTRYFLADVLQFQFHRGLCKSIGYSGPLHRCSIYNNKAAGARLKKMLEMGQSRPWPDALEELTGERQMDATAILDYFAPLQKWLDEQNAKNGVKVGW